The sequence TCGCGATTGAATATATAGTTCTGCCATTCTGTATTGGCCGGATTGAAAATATAAAGAGCTGACGAAGCCCAGCCGCTAGGTAAAGGATTGCTATATTGGCTGGAGGGAGGATTATCGTTAAAGAGACCCCATTGGTAGTTCACGCCGCTGCCGTCTTCCTCATAGCCGCTAAATGCACCGTGCATAAGATTATAATTTATCGCAGCGGCGTTGAACGAGTGTGCGGCATTTATATAATCCGACACCGTTTGGCGGTAAATTGTACGGTTCCCAATATCGCTCCAAGAGGAGGAAGGGTTGTCAGCCGATCCTGCTAGGGGAACGTGCTGCTTCCACTGCCAATCGTAAAATTGGATCGCGTTAATATGGTAATTTTTCAATTGCCAGGCAATATTGTACGAAGTGTCGGAAGATTGCGAATCAAAAGTTGAAATATACCCATACCGTGGAAACTTTTGCCAAGTAGAGGATACATCAACTGCTGTGTTCATATTGTCAAGAATATGGCCTGAGGCGTCTATTGCCCAAATTTCCACAGAGTAACCTTGATAGTCGGTTGCCGGGGGATCCCAAGTAAACGCGATGCTGCTTGCAGCCCCAGCGTCGAGATTGAATTGTTGGGACTGCGGTGGCGCCACTTCATCGCCCAAATGTTTAAAATAAACGGTCAGGGTCCCGTTGGAGATAGTTGTGTTTGTGTTATTTTGCAAATTTGCATAAATAATTACGGTGGAGCCGGGGGTGTATCTCGCCTTGTCTGTGTTTACGTCGGTAATTAGTTTACCGATACTCGCGGCGCGAACCGAGAACTGGCCGGAAAACGCCAGTATTATTGCAAAGATAACAGCAAATAATCCCCTTGTATGATTATGTAATCGATGTCCCATAATACTTCCTCCTGTCGATATTTGAATAATATTTCCCTTCTGAGTAAGTTTTTGTTTGACCATATATGTTTATCGGCTTAGCCCTTTTCTTTTTTGAGTAAAATCTAGGCGTAGAGCCGACCGGCATTATTGGTTCACCGCTTGAAAAGGAGGGAGCATAAGCCCCCTCCAGTTTCCAGCCATTTGCTAACGATTTGCGATCTTATAATGGAGAATGGTTACAGCTTCAAGGTAACCGTATTCGAGTAAGCTGACAGCCCAGCCTCATTTACAGCCGCTACCCGATAGGTGTAGCGATTGCCGCGCATGACAGTTCTATCCGTGAAGCTGACGTTACCCGAGAATCTCAGTCCAACTGGGAAGAAGACTCCGCCATTATCAGAGCGTTCGATCACAAAACCAGTCTCATTATTGGAATTGTCCCTCCAGGTCAGACGAACTCGCGGTCCGGCTAGCCGTCTTGCCGTCAAATGAGTTGGAGCCGCCGGCGGCTGAACCTGATGGGGATCAACCTTCACGACATTGGAAAAGTCGGAGTCGACTGTCACCGCCGGGAAGCCGGGAGTAGCGGTATCGCCGACAGTGTTGGAGGCAAACACCCGGTAGTAATAAATGTTGATAGTGATGCCGATTGGATCGGTGTATGAAGTTGAATTAGCTGGCAGCGTTGCTATGGTAGTCCATGGGCCAGAACTGCTGGCTGCCCGCTGGACAGTGAAGCCAGTATCGTTCGCGGAATTGTCCGTCCAGGTTAAAACTGCACGCTTGTTGACAAAGGAACCGGTAAGATTGGCAGCGAGACTGGAAGGCGCTTTCGGCGGAACGGCAAACGCCATAGCATGCATCATATCCATCTCTTCATGAGCTAAAAGATGGCAGTGATACACGTATTCCCAACCGAAGTTCACATAGTGGTTGGTAATTTGGTTGATTGGATTTCCCAAAGGATCGGTCCATCCTGCAGGTGGCGGCGGTGTCAATATAGCGCCCTCGGGCATTGTCGGGTCGATCAGACGAACACTGTTGGGTACCTCGAATGGCACCTGTGCAGGGGAAGGAGTTCTAGGTCGGAGAGCAATAATTGTATGCTCGAGCGGGTTTACTCTAAAGGTTTCCTTCCAGCCCAGTTCATTAGGATCAGGCGGCAGCATAGCTCCGTCCCAGGCAACACGGTTAATGAGCTGCGCAGAAAACAAGTGGGTATGAATGGTATGGGTATCCACGCCGTTGTGAGTGATTTTCCAGATCTGAGTTCCATCATCCAGTGAGCCAATCGGAGTCGCATTAAGATTTGCTGTGCCTTTGATAATTTCAACGGGGGGGCTGGCATAGCCGTAAACCACAAATTGACTGAAGTTAGAACTCGTGATAGGGAATTCGAGTCCAAGCATGCCGCTCATCCGTCCATACCTCGTGTCGTAGACTTCACCCATTTCATCTTGTAAAGCCTTCGGTTCGATCTGCAGGGTAACAGGCGGCTGAAGAGCTCCGCTCGCATCTATCGGACTAAAGGTTTTGGAAAACTCAAAAAGTTGCACGTAGGCGCTGGAAGCGTTAGCAGGTAAATTATTAACGTTATAGGCGGAGTTATAAGCAGCCTGCGGGATAATGATCGGATCATGAGTTGCTTCAAAGACGCCTCTTTTTGTATCTGTTTTAGAAAAAGCTGCTTCCAGCGCAGTAATGTCATACGCAGGTGCGGGAGCGGCTGCCGCCACTCTGATCTGTATGATCGTGCGGATATTAGGGCCGTAGCCAGGCTGCGTGGAAGGCGCGCCGCCTTCGGCAGTTAGGTCCGGGTTGCCGGTGTAATAGTCATAGCGCGGATCGGCAGCGGGGAAAGCTGCAGGAGCATCGTTGTAAAGAATGAGGGTCTTTCCGGCATATTGGGAAAAGTCAACGATGACATCTGCCCGTTCAGCGGTTCCCAGCAGGAGCGAGTGCTGATCGACATTTCCGAAGTTGAAGTTTGTCGCATTCAGATTCCATGTGATCGGCTGGCTGGGAATCACCACAGGTGCCGGCAGGAAACCGCTCTCGGTGCCGATCTGAATCCAATCCGGTCCTTTTAAGGCAGGATCGGGCACGCCGCTTGGCCAGTCTGCAGGAATGCCCGGAGTTCCACTAGCGGGTACCATCTTGACTTCTGTAGCATATCCCGTGTCAGGCGAGATATAGCCGGCGGGATCAGCTACATACAATTGCAAATTAAAGAAACGGTCATCGGCAGCATTCAGAATGCGGAAACGATAAGCCTTGGGCTCCACTTCCAGGTAGGGGTAGGCGGTACCATTGACAAGTGGAGTATCCATAAACGCTTCACCCGGCATGGAAGGGTTCGGCGTCCCAGGCATCATTGGCGGAAGCTCGGGTGCATTTACGGGATCGTAGTAGGGGTTCGGAACCGGCCCATGCTCTATATTCGTTGTGGGCGGCCAAAACCACGGACCATACATCCATCGGCCAAATGCGTTTGCCCCGCTGGGGTCCCAAGGATTCTGGGCCGGGCTGTAGACATGAGGATACCACAGGTCGCCGGTATTGGGTGTACCTGGCGTTGTTCCCCATGCCCAAGTGGGATCCGTGTTAAGGATGGTTTTGGCATCAACGAAGGTTTTGTCTTGGATAACGAGGGGAATCCCAAGGTCGGGAAGAATCTTTTGCAAGCCCGGATTCACCCCGGTTGTGTTGGTTCCGTTGATAAGATCCTGTTCCACCTGATCTGTCAATAGATAAGCTGCGGCTTCTCCGGCATAGACATTAAGGCGAGTGATGCCATAGGAGTGATCATGATAGAACATGAGCCGTGCACTTTGTGCATTGGTGTAGTACAGGGTCTGTATACCATCGCGGGGGTCGTCTGCATTCTCCATATCAGGGACATTTACTACACTGACGCCCTGGGGGTAGGGAGTGTCTTCTCCCGCCGGGGTAATCCACTGATGGGGCGTTCCGTCGCTAATCCAGACCGTATTACTGCCATGGAGATGGATGTTGGCGCGATTTTGTGTGTAATCCATCGGCACGGCATTCATTCCTTGAGGTCCCATCCCCGCCCCCATAACGGTAGTATCTACCGGAATGAAGAGATTGCCGCCAGCGCCGGTAGGAAGCAGATTATAGAATTTGATGCGTACCGGTACGTCACGGGTGGCGATAATAGCAGGCCCCATATAATGAGGGGCATCTACTCCATAAGCCTGAGTACCATCACCTTTTACAATCGGCGCCCCATTATGGGTTAAAGCAATTTGCGCACCGGGAACGGCTGTTGTAGACAATTGCACATAGCCTCGGAGCGTGGTGGGCGGCAGATCGGAGTGCATCTGTTCTGTAAACTGGGCTACGGCGATTTCATAGTAGTCAGAACCCGGATAAGTCGTCGTATCAGGGGCAGCAATCGGGATATACTGGCCTAAAGCGTTTGTGCTGTTAGGTCCAAGCCCTGGCATTGCATCAACGAATTTTCTCAGCGGCGGGCTGTAGGCCCAGTTGGCGGTACCGAAATAATCCGGAATCAAATATCCAGTATTCGGATCTGGCACGAGAGCCGCCCGGTCTATAGATTTTTTTGTCTGCATCTTTCTCATCCTCATAAAGTTATTTATGAAGCAATGCTATCCTTAATCTTTTCCTTCTCTAAATATTATTCATTCTGTAAATTAGGGTTTGTGCGTGAATCATCATGTATGATAATTATTTCACTAACTCGATTTGATAGACGGATATAGTAAAGAGGACATCACTTGTAATAGAGAATGCTGCCGAATTGCTTGGACGTTCATATTCGTATATAATGAATTGACTAATTGATGAATCACTAACCTAATTGAGGGGGCGCAATTCAATGACAAAATCCGAGACGAAATCGGTTAATCGCAAATCGGACATCATTTCGGCGGCGATTGAGGTATTCGCGGAGACTGGGTACTTTCGGGCAACGACGGCACAAGTCGCGGAACGAGCCCAAATATCGCAGCCCTATATCTTTCGTTTTTTCTCGACTAAAGAAGCTTTGCTGCTGACGGCGCTGGAGGTATCCTGGACGCGAGTGATCGATTCTTTCCGCAAAGTTGTGGAGTCCACGTCGCCAGAACACCTGGAGACCGAGCTAATCCAGGCCTACGTGGTTATTTTGGAATCCTATCGGAATGAAGTGCTGCTTCAGATGCAGGCGCAGACGATCCAGGAAGAATCGATCCGGGAAGCGATGCGAAATGGATTCGGGGAAGTCCGCCAAATGGTTCTGGATGCCTTCCGCTCAGCCGGCATTCCAAATGCGGAGGAACGGACGATGCTATTCCTGGCCCGGGGAATGCTATGTAACATTTCGGCAGCGCTGGCTATGCCCGAGTTGATGGAAATATGAGGAGTGGAAGAGCTTTTTAAAAGTGGTGATTGACTAATCAATCACTACTTGATACATTGTTATTAAGTTAGTGATTGATCAATCACGATATTACGATGAGGTGATTCCATTGGAAAAAGCGATTGTCGTAGGAGCAACTGGCGGTAATGGGGCTTCGGTTACGGAGGAACTGGTCAAGCGGGGGATACGGACAGTGCCTTCGGGCGATCTCGCGAGAAGCTGGAACAGCTTAGGGCTAGACTCGGTAATCCGCAGAATTTAACAATTGCAGTAGGTGACGCTTGTCGTCCGCATGACATCGTGACCGCTTCAGAAGGTACGGACGTCCTGTTCCATTGCGCCAACGTGCCGTATCACGAGATGGTAAGCAAGCTGATTCCTCTAGGCGAATCCGTGATGGAGGCCGCAGAACGTCTGAGCTTGAAGGTGGTCGTGATCGACGGCATTTATCCTTATGGAAGAAGACAGATGGCGCGGGCGACCGAGGAGCACCCGAAGCAGCCGCATACTAGAAAGGGCAAGATTAGGCTCGCCTACGAGAAAATGCTGTTTGGCGACCGATGGAGCCGGGCTAAGGTTATGATCGTCCGCTTGCCGGATTATTTCGGCCCTACAGCGAACGAGGCTTCTTATTTAGGCACTACGCTCGAAGCAATCGCAGCCGGTAAGATGGCTTTTTTCATTGGCAATATGCGTGTCCCTAGGGAGTTCGTCTACTTGCCGGACGCGGCGTTCATGATTGCGGAGCTCGCTGCCAGAGATGATGTTTATGGCGAGAACTGGCATATTCCGGGCGCAGGCTTGATCTCGGGCAGGGAGATTGTACGAATCGCCCGTAAGGCAAGCGGAAGCGCTAAGCCAGTTATTCCGCTTGGAAGAGTTGGGCTATCTTTGCTCGGCATGGCCGTGCCGGTTATGAAGGAGGTAGTAGAGATGCTCTATCTAACCGAAGAGCCGCTTGTCTTGAGCGGGGATAAATACGAGCGTTTGATCGGACCGGTACGGGCGACAGCCTTTGAAGAGGGAATTACCGTTACGGTTCGCGCGTTGCAGAGAAAAAATGGCTCTTTTATTGGATGATAGTGATTGATTAATCACTAACTATGGTGCGGGAGGCAATTTATGGAGCGTTTATCCTCTTGGATTACGGGAATGTCCCGGTTGGAGCAGCAAACGCTATGTTTGGCGGAGTCTATACGGTAACCGGCGTAGGCACTGCCTGTACGGCTGCCGGACCTACAGCAGCACCGTAGACAGGCGCAACAGCTCGCTCAAACGCAGCGCGGCCAGGATTTTCCTGCCATAACGCAGGTTTTTCAGGCGAATAGCGGCAAGCAAGATGGAGTCCCGGCGAAAGTGCAGGAATTTGAAGCTGGAACCGCTAAGATCGATGATTGGAGCCGAAGTGCCTGCACTTTTGCACGAATGTAGGGGAGGCCAAGCTTTTACGGGGAAAAAGATGTAGCGCTGCAGGTTTTTCCATCACGATTAGATTCAATATCACATTTAGTTATAGCAAAGAGGGACTTGCCGCCCCTCTATATCTATGTGTTTAAGCCTGACTATTCGTCTGCTTGGAGCGTATTAAAGTGGCCACCAAAACCGAGCTCGTCCTGCCTATTGAGGATAGGGATGGTATAATTGGCTAGTGGAAAATCTGGTGATTTTAGTTAAGAGATGTTAAACGATGCATATTGGAGCTGATTTGGATAATACCGTTCTTGAGGCTACTTCAGCATATTTACAATATTATAATCAAGCTCCGGATTATCGTTAACACCGGGCGATGTGGATGATTTTTATATATACCGTTTGCTTGCGTGGCAGCACCGGCAAAGTACGGACCAGCGAACACTCGGAGGGTTGTTTTATTTTCTCTGTGATGAGATCGCCACCTTGGACTGGACGGTTGCCTTGAGGCAGTTGATCAAGCTACTCCATGAAATCGCCGTCAAGACCGGCAAAAAAACTTCAGCTCTGATTAAAAGTCAACTCCAGCAGTCAACTCCAGCAGTGGATCGCCGGTTTGCTCAGCTACATCAAGGCTTATCTGCCGATTTCAGGCTACGAAAGTTGAGTTCCAAGTTCGAGTTTTTTCAATAAGGTGATCGAAGAAAGATTGTAGATCGTGTTAATACGGTTGAAGCGCGTCTTTGGAAAGGCAGATTTCTCTATTCGTAAATAAGCAAATAAAGGCAACTATTCTGGGAGAACATCATGTAACAATCTTATAACGGATGGTAAAGCCATACCCCATAACAAAATTCATAGGGTAAGAAGATAGTTACCGAGCAGGAACTCGCTATGTATCTACGTGATCATGACTTATTCATTGCGGACGAAAATTTAAACAAATTGTATGCAGTAACTAAATAGACACTAAAATCACATAGTTCTAGAATCATTTCATGTAAAATAAAAAAGGACACTCCGAAAATTTGCCAGTTGGTGTCGAAAAGAATAATGTTAACGCTGGAATTTGATAAATCTTAAGGGGGGATATTTTGAGTATCGATCTTAAAAAAAGGGCTGAAGAAAATTTAATCAATCTATCAAAAAAAGCAACGATCAGTCTTGCCAAAAAAGGTTTGAATGGCCAAAAAGCTAGAGTAAGCCTAGCACTTGATATCTCAGGGTCCATGTCAGGTATGTATAGAGGTGGGATTGTACAAGAAGTCTGTGAGCGTATACTGAGCCTTGCTATGAATTTTGATGACAACCAGGCTGCTGATGTGTTCCTGTTTGGTGCTAAATATCATACGGTGGGAGAAATTCAAAAAGATAACTTTTATCAGTTCGTGGATCGCGAGATCCTTTCCCGCTTCTCACTTGAAAGCTCAACTAATTATGCAGGTGTTATGAATCGCATCGTGGATTACTATTTCCCAGACGCTTTATCTGTTCAAAAGAAGGGGTTTCTTGGTCTAGGAAAAAAAGAAATAACTGTAGATGAGAATAAATATCGTAATGAAGAACCCGTATACGTAATTTTCATTACAGACGGCAACAACTTTGACCAGACCGAAACAGAAGGGATTATCAGACAGTCATCCAAACTGGGGATTTTCTGGCAGTTCGTTGGAGTAGGTAGGCAACAA is a genomic window of Paenibacillus durus ATCC 35681 containing:
- a CDS encoding TetR/AcrR family transcriptional regulator, which produces MTKSETKSVNRKSDIISAAIEVFAETGYFRATTAQVAERAQISQPYIFRFFSTKEALLLTALEVSWTRVIDSFRKVVESTSPEHLETELIQAYVVILESYRNEVLLQMQAQTIQEESIREAMRNGFGEVRQMVLDAFRSAGIPNAEERTMLFLARGMLCNISAALAMPELMEI
- a CDS encoding VWA domain-containing protein; this encodes MSIDLKKRAEENLINLSKKATISLAKKGLNGQKARVSLALDISGSMSGMYRGGIVQEVCERILSLAMNFDDNQAADVFLFGAKYHTVGEIQKDNFYQFVDREILSRFSLESSTNYAGVMNRIVDYYFPDALSVQKKGFLGLGKKEITVDENKYRNEEPVYVIFITDGNNFDQTETEGIIRQSSKLGIFWQFVGVGRQQFTFLKRLDDLKGRFIDNANFFQVNDLRKISDEELYDSLLNEFPSWLSEARSKSLIK